One Micromonospora eburnea genomic region harbors:
- the narH gene encoding nitrate reductase subunit beta, producing the protein MRIRAQVAMVMNLDKCIGCHTCSVTCKQTWTNRDGTEYVWFNNVETKPGIGYPKHYEDQDRWHGGWRLDEKGRLTLRSGGRLKRLTRLFANPDLPSIDDYYEPATFDKDILVNAPAGLKDTPVKRPHSALTGEPMAVTWGANWEDSLGGAHEHAGGDPNIARMPSEAAAKVRFEFEKTFMFHLPRICEHCLNPACVSACPSGAMYKREEDGIVLVDQDRCRGWRMCVSACPYKKVYVNHSTGKAEKCTFCFPRIEAGQPTICSETCVGRLRYLGIVLYDEDAVLAAASVTDERDLLDAQRAVFLDPADPAVRQAAREAGMPQDWLDAAERSPVWRLISEYRVALPLHPEYRTLPMVWYIPPLSPVLDAVGQAGRDDTDADDIFHTIRDLRIPVEYLAELFTAGDVEAVAGVLMKLAAMRSYMRARTLDGTVAADLLDSVGMTGEQVEAMYRLLAIAKYDERYVIPVAHTKDAAALEAQAAAHPDCSLDCAGGPGMTTEATVQSFHLVEGDEVRPGRPGILSRRADGRRGLTINPLRGTP; encoded by the coding sequence ATGCGAATTCGCGCCCAGGTAGCCATGGTGATGAACCTGGACAAGTGCATCGGCTGCCACACCTGCTCCGTCACCTGCAAGCAGACCTGGACCAACCGGGACGGCACCGAGTACGTCTGGTTCAACAACGTCGAGACCAAGCCGGGCATCGGCTACCCGAAGCACTACGAGGACCAGGACCGCTGGCACGGCGGCTGGCGGCTCGACGAGAAGGGCCGGCTGACGCTGCGCTCCGGGGGGCGGCTCAAGCGGCTCACCCGGCTGTTCGCCAACCCGGACCTGCCCTCCATCGACGACTACTACGAGCCGGCCACCTTCGACAAGGACATCCTGGTCAACGCGCCCGCCGGTCTGAAGGACACCCCGGTCAAGCGGCCCCACTCCGCCCTCACCGGCGAGCCGATGGCGGTCACCTGGGGTGCCAACTGGGAGGACAGCCTCGGCGGAGCGCACGAACACGCCGGCGGCGACCCGAACATCGCCCGTATGCCGAGCGAGGCGGCCGCGAAGGTCAGGTTCGAGTTCGAGAAGACCTTCATGTTCCACCTGCCGCGTATCTGCGAGCACTGCCTCAACCCGGCGTGCGTGTCGGCCTGCCCCTCGGGGGCGATGTACAAGCGCGAGGAGGACGGCATCGTCCTGGTCGACCAGGACCGCTGCCGGGGCTGGCGGATGTGCGTATCCGCCTGCCCGTACAAGAAGGTGTACGTCAACCACAGCACCGGCAAGGCGGAGAAGTGCACCTTCTGCTTCCCGCGTATCGAGGCGGGACAGCCGACCATCTGCTCGGAGACCTGCGTGGGCCGGCTGCGTTACCTGGGCATCGTCCTGTACGACGAGGACGCCGTGCTCGCCGCCGCCTCGGTGACCGACGAGCGTGACCTGCTCGACGCGCAGCGCGCCGTGTTCCTGGACCCGGCCGACCCCGCCGTCCGGCAGGCCGCCCGGGAGGCCGGGATGCCGCAGGACTGGCTGGACGCCGCCGAACGGTCCCCGGTGTGGCGGTTGATCAGCGAGTACCGGGTGGCGCTGCCGCTGCACCCGGAGTACCGCACGCTGCCCATGGTCTGGTACATCCCGCCGCTGTCGCCGGTGCTGGACGCGGTGGGGCAGGCCGGCCGGGACGACACCGACGCCGACGACATCTTCCACACCATCCGGGACCTGCGTATCCCGGTGGAGTACCTGGCCGAGCTGTTCACGGCCGGCGATGTCGAGGCGGTCGCCGGCGTCCTGATGAAGCTGGCCGCCATGCGCTCCTACATGCGGGCCCGCACCCTCGACGGCACGGTCGCGGCCGACCTGCTCGACAGCGTCGGCATGACGGGGGAGCAGGTGGAGGCCATGTACCGGCTGCTGGCCATCGCCAAGTACGACGAGCGCTACGTCATCCCCGTCGCCCACACCAAGGACGCCGCCGCCCTTGAGGCCCAGGCCGCCGCCCACCCCGACTGCTCGCTCGACTGCGCGGGCGGCCCGGGGATGACCACCGAGGCCACCGTGCAGAGCTTCCACCTGGTCGAGGGCGACGAGGTACGCCCCGGCCGGCCCGGAATCCTCTCCCGGCGCGCCGACGGCCGGCGTGGCCTCACCATCAACCCGCTGCGAGGCACCCCATGA
- the narJ gene encoding nitrate reductase molybdenum cofactor assembly chaperone, producing the protein MTAPTDRARIFELVSLLLTYPDDELLGAGVELRAAADRIADDAVRGQVGEFLDWLLGTAPIEAQRHYVQTFDLRRRSGLYLTYYLHGDTRKRGMALLILKQRYRAHGLRLADGELPDLLPVVLEFAATVGPGDGEAPLRQHRTGIELLRAALAESGTPYRLLLDAVCAVLPELTDADRAAVAALAVDGPPVETVGLESLGHGPDLHGAALAPYPACSPSEAPR; encoded by the coding sequence ATGACCGCCCCGACCGACCGGGCCCGCATCTTCGAACTCGTCTCGCTGCTGCTCACGTACCCGGATGACGAGCTGCTGGGCGCGGGCGTCGAGCTGCGCGCGGCGGCCGACCGGATCGCGGACGACGCGGTGCGGGGCCAGGTCGGGGAGTTCCTTGACTGGCTGCTGGGCACCGCCCCGATCGAGGCGCAGCGGCACTACGTGCAGACCTTCGACCTGCGCCGGCGCTCCGGCCTCTACCTCACCTACTACCTGCACGGCGACACCCGCAAGCGGGGGATGGCGCTGCTGATCCTCAAGCAGCGGTACCGGGCGCACGGCCTGCGGCTCGCCGACGGGGAACTACCCGACCTGCTGCCGGTGGTGCTCGAATTCGCCGCGACGGTCGGCCCCGGCGACGGTGAGGCACCGCTGCGCCAGCACCGCACCGGCATCGAGCTGCTCCGCGCCGCGCTGGCCGAGTCCGGCACGCCGTACCGGCTGCTGCTGGACGCCGTCTGCGCCGTGCTGCCCGAGCTCACCGACGCCGACCGGGCCGCCGTCGCCGCGCTCGCCGTCGACGGGCCGCCCGTGGAGACGGTCGGCCTGGAGTCCCTAGGGCACGGCCCGGACCTGCACGGCGCCGCACTCGCCCCCTACCCCGCCTGCTCCCCGTCGGAGGCCCCGCGATGA